One window of the Shewanella khirikhana genome contains the following:
- a CDS encoding NUDIX hydrolase: MERYKPNVTVACIVHCQGKFLMVEEIIDGRSVFNQPAGHLEAAESLIDACKRELWEETGINAEPSRLVGIYQFSASAELAFLRFTFVCELDDIVQSAPQDAAIHALHWFTQAEINDALRHLRSPLVSRCIDDYLAGKGAELSILDSELLSIAASGNP, translated from the coding sequence ATGGAGCGCTACAAACCCAATGTCACCGTGGCCTGCATAGTCCACTGCCAGGGCAAGTTTCTGATGGTGGAAGAAATCATCGACGGCAGATCTGTGTTCAACCAACCGGCAGGTCACCTTGAAGCGGCGGAGTCGCTGATTGATGCCTGCAAGCGCGAATTGTGGGAAGAAACCGGTATCAACGCCGAGCCCAGCCGCCTCGTTGGCATTTATCAGTTCAGCGCCAGTGCCGAGCTTGCGTTTTTGCGCTTCACCTTTGTCTGTGAACTCGATGACATAGTGCAAAGCGCGCCACAGGATGCGGCTATCCATGCCCTGCACTGGTTTACTCAGGCCGAAATCAACGACGCTCTGCGCCACCTTCGAAGCCCGTTGGTCAGCCGCTGCATCGACGACTACCTGGCTGGCAAAGGTGCAGAACTCAGCATCCTCGACAGCGAACTTCTTTCCATAGCCGCTAGTGGCAATCCGTGA
- the mnmA gene encoding tRNA 2-thiouridine(34) synthase MnmA: protein MTSTTASPAEIAANSSKKVIVGMSGGVDSSVSAYLLKQQGYQVEGLFMKNWEEDDTDEYCAAAEDLKDAQAVCDKLGIKLHTVNFAAEYWDNVFEYFLAEYKAGRTPNPDIMCNKEIKFKAFLEFADDILDADYIAMGHYVRRRDTDGKTEMLRGIDGNKDQSYFLYTLSHEQVARSLFPVGELEKPEVRRIAEEQGLITHDKKDSTGICFIGERKFKDFLATYLPAQPGNIETPEGDIIGRHEGLMYHTLGQRKGLGIGGMKNSNDDPWYVVDKDMARNVLVVAQGHEHPRLMSKGMRVNQLHWVDRKGPADGALISVKTRYRQQDIPCTVKIIDEQTIEVLFDEPVAAVTPGQSAVFYDGEVCLGGGIIDSLIKD, encoded by the coding sequence ATGACGTCAACAACAGCTTCTCCCGCTGAAATCGCTGCCAACAGCAGCAAAAAAGTCATTGTCGGCATGTCCGGCGGTGTGGACTCTTCTGTCTCTGCTTACCTTTTGAAACAACAGGGGTATCAGGTTGAAGGCCTGTTCATGAAAAACTGGGAAGAAGACGACACCGACGAATACTGCGCCGCCGCTGAGGATCTGAAAGATGCTCAGGCCGTGTGCGACAAGCTCGGCATCAAGCTGCACACAGTGAACTTTGCCGCCGAGTATTGGGATAACGTGTTTGAGTACTTCCTCGCCGAATACAAGGCTGGCCGTACGCCCAATCCCGACATCATGTGCAATAAGGAAATCAAATTCAAAGCCTTCCTTGAGTTTGCCGATGACATCCTCGATGCTGACTACATCGCCATGGGCCACTATGTGCGCCGCCGCGACACCGATGGCAAAACCGAAATGCTGCGCGGCATCGATGGCAATAAAGATCAGAGCTACTTCCTGTACACCTTAAGCCATGAGCAGGTTGCCCGCAGCCTGTTCCCGGTTGGCGAGTTGGAAAAGCCGGAAGTGCGCCGCATCGCCGAAGAGCAAGGTCTTATCACCCACGATAAGAAAGATTCCACCGGCATCTGCTTTATTGGTGAGCGCAAGTTCAAAGACTTCCTCGCCACCTACCTGCCCGCCCAGCCAGGCAACATTGAGACTCCAGAAGGCGACATCATTGGCCGCCATGAAGGCCTGATGTACCACACCCTCGGCCAGCGCAAAGGCCTGGGTATCGGCGGCATGAAAAATTCAAACGACGACCCCTGGTATGTGGTCGACAAAGACATGGCCCGCAATGTATTGGTGGTGGCCCAGGGCCACGAGCACCCAAGGCTTATGTCCAAAGGCATGCGCGTTAACCAGCTGCACTGGGTTGACCGTAAGGGCCCGGCTGATGGCGCGCTTATCAGCGTGAAAACCCGCTATCGCCAGCAGGACATTCCCTGCACCGTGAAGATTATTGACGAGCAGACCATTGAAGTGCTGTTCGATGAGCCGGTGGCCGCAGTGACCCCGGGGCAGTCGGCGGTGTTTTATGACGGTGAAGTCTGCCTTGGTGGCGGCATCATCGACAGCCTGATTAAGGACTGA
- the hflD gene encoding high frequency lysogenization protein HflD, translating into MSQMQARTMAFAGILQALAQVQYIARHGDSDTDAMAASLNTILVTNPEQPEDVYADKVQLQVGYKWILNQLGDGESKDVEMTRYLVGLLALERKLSRSNASLGMLSERINQIHRQLNHFAITDEQVVANLASIYSDIISNLGPKLQITGNPNVLQRPLVQQKIRALLLAAMRSAVLWRQLGGKRRHLVFARKAIVDTAKKNLTL; encoded by the coding sequence ATGAGCCAAATGCAAGCCCGCACCATGGCCTTTGCCGGTATCTTGCAGGCGCTCGCCCAGGTGCAATACATCGCCCGCCATGGTGACAGCGACACAGACGCCATGGCCGCCAGCTTAAATACCATTCTGGTAACCAATCCCGAGCAGCCCGAAGATGTGTACGCCGACAAAGTGCAGCTTCAGGTAGGTTACAAATGGATTTTGAATCAGCTTGGCGACGGCGAAAGCAAAGACGTCGAGATGACCCGCTATCTGGTGGGACTCCTGGCGCTTGAGCGCAAACTTTCCCGCAGCAATGCCTCCCTTGGCATGCTGTCTGAGCGCATCAACCAAATTCATCGCCAGCTCAACCATTTTGCCATCACCGATGAGCAAGTGGTTGCCAATCTGGCCAGTATTTACAGCGATATCATCAGTAACCTTGGCCCCAAGTTGCAGATCACCGGCAACCCCAACGTCCTGCAGCGGCCGCTGGTACAGCAGAAAATCCGTGCCCTGCTGCTGGCCGCCATGCGCAGCGCCGTACTGTGGCGCCAGCTGGGCGGCAAGCGTCGTCATCTGGTGTTTGCCCGCAAGGCCATCGTCGATACTGCCAAGAAAAATCTTACCCTATAG
- the purB gene encoding adenylosuccinate lyase — MDLSALTAISPVDGRYGSKAAELRGIFSEFGLTKYRVQVEINWLKLLSSCPEIEEVPPFSEEALALLDGIKDNFSVTDAERVKTIEATTNHDVKAVEYFIKEKIAESAELSAVGEFVHFACTSEDINNLSHGLMLKEAREQVLVPYCQKVLDAIKALAKTYKSVPMMSRTHGQPASPTTLGKEMANVAVRLERQLNQIKAVEILGKINGAVGNYNAHLSAYPEVNWHALSQRFVTSLGLNWNPYTTQIEPHDYIAELFDAVARFNTIVIDFDRDIWGYIALGHFKQKTIAGEIGSSTMPHKVNPIDFENSEGNLGIANALMQHLASKLPVSRWQRDLTDSTVLRTLGVGIAHSLIAYQATLKGISKLEVNEASLAAELDSNWEVLAEPVQTVMRRYGIEKPYEKLKELTRGKRIDGPQLAAFIDGLELPAPVKAELKLMTPASYIGRAEAFVDDLI; from the coding sequence ATGGATCTTTCCGCACTGACAGCTATCTCTCCGGTCGACGGCCGCTATGGCAGCAAAGCCGCCGAACTGCGTGGGATCTTCAGCGAGTTTGGTCTCACCAAGTACCGTGTTCAGGTTGAAATCAACTGGCTCAAGCTGTTGTCCAGCTGCCCAGAAATCGAAGAAGTGCCTCCTTTCAGCGAAGAGGCTCTGGCACTGCTCGATGGCATCAAAGATAACTTCAGCGTGACCGACGCCGAGCGCGTAAAGACCATCGAAGCCACCACCAACCACGACGTAAAAGCCGTTGAGTACTTCATCAAAGAAAAAATTGCTGAAAGTGCCGAACTGAGCGCCGTGGGTGAATTCGTTCACTTTGCCTGTACCTCAGAAGACATCAACAACCTGTCACACGGCCTGATGCTCAAAGAAGCCCGTGAGCAGGTATTGGTGCCTTACTGCCAGAAAGTGCTGGATGCCATCAAGGCACTGGCCAAGACCTACAAGAGCGTGCCTATGATGTCACGCACCCACGGTCAGCCAGCCTCTCCTACCACGCTGGGTAAGGAAATGGCTAACGTGGCTGTGCGTCTTGAGCGTCAACTGAACCAGATCAAGGCCGTTGAAATCCTCGGTAAAATCAATGGCGCCGTGGGTAACTACAACGCCCACCTGTCTGCCTATCCAGAAGTGAACTGGCATGCCCTGTCCCAGCGTTTTGTCACCAGCCTGGGCCTGAACTGGAACCCTTACACCACCCAAATCGAGCCGCACGACTACATTGCCGAGCTGTTTGATGCCGTGGCCCGTTTCAACACCATCGTGATTGACTTCGACCGTGACATCTGGGGTTACATTGCCCTGGGTCACTTCAAGCAGAAGACCATCGCCGGTGAAATCGGTTCATCCACCATGCCGCACAAGGTAAACCCAATCGACTTCGAAAACTCCGAAGGCAACCTGGGTATCGCCAATGCACTGATGCAGCACCTGGCCTCTAAACTGCCGGTTTCCCGCTGGCAGCGTGACCTGACCGACTCCACAGTACTGCGCACCCTGGGCGTGGGTATTGCCCACAGCTTGATTGCCTACCAGGCTACCCTCAAAGGCATCAGCAAGCTGGAAGTGAACGAAGCGAGCCTCGCCGCTGAACTCGACAGCAACTGGGAAGTTCTGGCTGAGCCAGTACAGACAGTGATGCGCCGTTACGGCATCGAAAAGCCATACGAGAAGCTCAAAGAGCTGACCCGTGGCAAGCGTATCGATGGTCCTCAGCTGGCTGCCTTTATCGATGGTCTGGAGCTGCCAGCGCCTGTTAAGGCCGAGCTGAAGCTGATGACCCCGGCCAGCTACATTGGCCGCGCCGAAGCCTTCGTGGACGACCTTATCTAA
- a CDS encoding cupin domain-containing protein — protein MYKLNLDIQSFLANDWQQAPKVYKGAFPEFADPIAADELAGLACEDEVSSRVVVTKGEDWDVISGPFEDYDQFGEQGWQLLVQAVNHWYPDAQPLVEAFRFLPDWRFDDLMVSFATPKGGVGPHIDNYDVFIIQGEGHRRWTVGPKGSYSRRGGNPTSMLIEDFEPIIDVVLEKGDVLYIPPGFPHQGETLTLALSYSMGFRAPSQQELAGQIADQLMDEDKGHKRFIAAEGAASKGLVSVAEQQGIMQLIRELCDDSDTVAKLLGKLLSQNRFDLDIQEDESMDEAELQAALDEGALLSRIGGLKVLRMEGDSEPRLFIAGEGYVIAGATDEELSQVANDVTVSADIALQPHWQRFFADMLKKGYFYLAEA, from the coding sequence ATGTATAAGCTCAATCTCGATATTCAATCATTCCTCGCCAACGACTGGCAGCAGGCCCCCAAGGTCTATAAGGGTGCCTTCCCTGAATTTGCCGATCCCATTGCTGCAGACGAGCTGGCAGGCCTTGCCTGTGAAGACGAAGTCTCAAGCCGGGTCGTGGTCACCAAGGGTGAAGACTGGGACGTGATTTCCGGCCCATTCGAAGACTACGACCAGTTCGGCGAGCAGGGCTGGCAGCTGCTGGTACAGGCCGTAAACCACTGGTACCCGGACGCCCAGCCCTTGGTAGAAGCATTCCGTTTTTTGCCGGATTGGCGCTTCGATGATTTGATGGTGTCGTTTGCCACCCCCAAGGGCGGCGTGGGACCACACATCGACAACTACGATGTGTTTATCATTCAGGGTGAAGGCCATCGCCGCTGGACCGTTGGGCCAAAAGGCAGCTACAGCCGCCGTGGCGGTAACCCTACCTCGATGCTGATTGAAGATTTTGAGCCCATTATCGACGTGGTGCTGGAAAAGGGCGATGTGCTCTACATTCCGCCCGGCTTCCCCCATCAGGGCGAGACCCTGACCCTGGCGCTGTCTTACTCCATGGGTTTCCGCGCCCCCAGCCAGCAAGAACTTGCCGGACAAATTGCCGATCAGCTGATGGATGAAGACAAGGGCCACAAGCGCTTTATTGCCGCCGAAGGCGCCGCCAGCAAAGGTCTGGTAAGCGTTGCCGAGCAGCAGGGCATCATGCAGCTTATTCGAGAGCTCTGTGACGATAGCGATACTGTCGCCAAGCTGCTGGGTAAGCTTCTGAGCCAAAACCGTTTCGATCTGGATATTCAGGAAGATGAGTCCATGGATGAGGCCGAGCTGCAGGCTGCGCTGGACGAAGGCGCCCTGCTTAGCCGCATTGGCGGGCTTAAGGTGCTCAGGATGGAAGGCGACAGCGAGCCAAGACTCTTTATCGCCGGTGAAGGCTATGTGATTGCCGGCGCCACTGACGAAGAGCTGAGTCAGGTTGCGAATGATGTGACAGTCAGTGCCGACATTGCCCTTCAACCCCATTGGCAGCGCTTTTTTGCCGACATGCTGAAGAAAGGCTATTTCTATCTGGCCGAGGCGTGA
- a CDS encoding DUF4826 family protein translates to MTEQTQEPQVETAAQDPEALRQEWVRTQFQKANRFLAEKGILPGKVLVDESRYLAPYVAVWKMEAQKPAKQTFWVMSGDLPSDYVDVKVAKTAREALRHFSMMWQLKAENLIQSGAVNDPTQAKFANLLISRAQSLHQIQQDEKLWG, encoded by the coding sequence ATGACTGAGCAAACCCAGGAACCCCAGGTAGAAACCGCAGCACAGGATCCCGAAGCGCTGCGTCAGGAGTGGGTGCGTACCCAGTTTCAAAAGGCCAACCGCTTTTTGGCCGAAAAAGGCATTTTGCCGGGTAAAGTGCTGGTCGATGAGAGCCGCTATCTGGCTCCGTATGTCGCCGTGTGGAAAATGGAAGCCCAGAAGCCTGCCAAGCAAACGTTTTGGGTCATGTCAGGCGATTTGCCAAGCGATTATGTGGATGTCAAAGTCGCTAAAACCGCCCGTGAAGCCCTGCGTCATTTCTCGATGATGTGGCAGCTCAAAGCGGAAAACCTTATTCAGTCCGGTGCGGTGAATGACCCGACCCAGGCCAAGTTTGCCAATCTGCTGATTTCCCGCGCCCAGAGCCTGCATCAAATCCAGCAGGATGAAAAACTCTGGGGCTAA
- a CDS encoding Glu/Leu/Phe/Val dehydrogenase dimerization domain-containing protein, which translates to MAVFNHVSFDEHEQVVFCHDKESGLKAIIAVHNTNLGPAVGGCRMWNYQSDDEALTDVLRLSRGMTYKNALAGLTMGGGKSVIIADPKTQDREALFRAFGRFINTLGGKYYSAEDVGTTTADIMIAHQETPYMAGLEGKSGDPSPFTALGTYLGIKAAVKHQRGLDTLKGLKISVQGVGHVGYYLCKHLHEEGAELIVTDIHQPSLDRVATEFGATVVAPQDIYSQDVDVYAPCALGATINDATLPLLKAKIVAGCANNQLAEPRHGQLLKDMGILYAPDYVINAGGIINVSFENNYDAAKSTAKVEKIYDTLLTIFTAADAQNRTTGEIADEMARAIIDAAAK; encoded by the coding sequence GTGGCTGTATTCAATCATGTATCTTTTGACGAGCATGAACAGGTAGTGTTCTGTCATGACAAGGAAAGCGGCCTGAAGGCCATTATCGCGGTTCACAACACCAACCTTGGCCCAGCGGTGGGCGGTTGCCGTATGTGGAACTACCAGTCCGATGACGAGGCCCTAACCGACGTACTGCGTCTCTCCCGCGGTATGACCTATAAAAATGCCCTTGCCGGCCTGACCATGGGCGGCGGCAAGTCGGTGATCATCGCCGATCCCAAAACCCAGGACAGAGAAGCCCTGTTCCGCGCATTCGGCCGTTTTATCAATACCCTGGGTGGCAAATACTATTCAGCAGAAGACGTGGGTACTACCACCGCCGACATCATGATTGCCCATCAGGAAACTCCGTACATGGCGGGTCTGGAAGGCAAGAGTGGCGATCCTTCTCCTTTTACCGCCCTGGGGACCTACCTGGGTATCAAGGCAGCGGTGAAGCATCAGCGCGGCCTGGACACCCTCAAAGGGCTTAAGATCTCCGTACAGGGCGTTGGCCACGTAGGTTACTACCTGTGTAAGCACCTGCACGAAGAAGGCGCCGAGCTTATCGTGACCGATATCCATCAGCCTTCCCTCGACCGGGTAGCCACCGAGTTTGGCGCCACCGTAGTTGCGCCGCAGGATATCTACTCTCAGGACGTGGACGTATACGCCCCCTGTGCCCTGGGTGCCACCATCAACGATGCCACCCTGCCGCTGCTCAAGGCAAAAATTGTGGCGGGCTGTGCCAACAACCAGCTGGCCGAGCCACGCCACGGACAGTTGCTGAAAGACATGGGTATTCTCTATGCCCCTGACTATGTGATTAACGCCGGTGGCATCATCAACGTGTCGTTTGAGAACAACTACGACGCGGCCAAGTCGACCGCCAAGGTCGAAAAAATTTACGATACCCTGCTGACCATCTTCACCGCTGCGGATGCGCAAAATCGCACCACAGGTGAAATCGCCGACGAGATGGCGCGCGCCATTATCGACGCCGCTGCCAAATAA
- a CDS encoding MarR family winged helix-turn-helix transcriptional regulator, with protein sequence MNRQESLGYLVSHLNVAIANELDQRLRRYQLDIKLWPVLFALWQEEGISQTELSRRCDVANYTMTRLLDQLQVQGLITRHQEADNRRAFQIFLTDEAKALEQDLICEAERVNEKFMAELDDEEQALLMKLLNKINRT encoded by the coding sequence TTGAATCGTCAGGAAAGTCTTGGTTATTTGGTTTCCCATCTCAATGTGGCTATTGCCAATGAGCTGGACCAACGCCTCAGGCGCTATCAGCTGGATATCAAGCTCTGGCCGGTGCTGTTTGCGCTGTGGCAGGAGGAAGGTATCAGCCAGACTGAGCTGTCGCGCCGCTGCGATGTGGCCAACTACACCATGACCCGGCTGTTGGATCAGTTGCAGGTGCAGGGGCTGATCACCCGCCATCAGGAAGCCGATAATCGCCGCGCATTCCAGATTTTCCTCACCGACGAAGCCAAGGCGCTGGAGCAGGACCTGATTTGTGAGGCCGAGCGGGTGAACGAGAAGTTTATGGCCGAACTGGACGATGAAGAACAGGCATTGCTGATGAAGCTGCTGAATAAGATAAACCGAACCTGA
- a CDS encoding DUF1285 domain-containing protein translates to MNSKDNENPEQVSAALSSLKGSRPQTVPALCSEQPLFSIDTHGQWQYLGEALPQKFARLFMSVLRRDGEHWALVTPVERVRVAVAHTPVVIVDFEPAEGGYRLISTLGHEYLVSASDIRLAEDGVLIALQNGLSASMSRACFYRFAETLIDD, encoded by the coding sequence ATGAATTCCAAAGATAATGAAAACCCTGAGCAGGTATCAGCGGCGCTATCGAGCCTCAAAGGCAGTCGCCCACAGACCGTGCCGGCGCTTTGCAGTGAGCAGCCGCTCTTTAGCATAGATACCCACGGCCAGTGGCAATATCTCGGTGAGGCTCTGCCGCAGAAGTTTGCCAGGCTGTTTATGTCGGTGCTCAGGCGTGATGGCGAGCACTGGGCGCTGGTGACGCCGGTGGAGCGGGTGAGGGTGGCTGTGGCCCACACGCCTGTGGTTATCGTCGATTTTGAGCCAGCTGAAGGCGGTTATCGACTGATTTCAACGCTTGGACATGAATATCTGGTCAGTGCAAGTGATATCCGGCTCGCCGAGGATGGAGTGCTGATTGCACTGCAGAATGGCCTTAGCGCCAGCATGAGCCGCGCCTGCTTCTACCGTTTTGCCGAAACCCTGATTGACGACTGA
- the ppsA gene encoding phosphoenolpyruvate synthase has product MQQYVLWYQELGMGDVNKVGGKNASLGEMISNLANAGVQVPGGFATTAHAFNEFLEQSGVNQKIYDILDTLDVDDVNALAKVGAQIRQWVIETPFQPELEKAIHEAYDQLCGETKDASFAVRSSATAEDMPDASFAGQQETFLNVKGYDSVLVAIKHVFASLFNDRAISYRVHQGYDHRGVALSAGVQRMVRSDMASSGVMFTIDTESGNDDVVFVTSSYGLGEMVVQGAVNPDEFYVHKPTLTAGHQAVVRRNIGSKLIQMVYSDDLSHGKQVKIEDVAVENRRQFSISDAEVMELAKQAMIIEKHYGRPMDIEWAKDGNDGKLYIVQARPETVRSREDVQLIERYHLKSRGPVISEGRAIGHKVGSGVAKVLKSIDEMDKIQPGDVLVTDMTDPDWEPIMKRASAIVTNRGGRTCHAAIIARELGVPAVVGCGDVTDRIQNGQMVTVSCAEGDTGYIYDGKQEFEVISSRVDSMPDLPMKIMMNVGNPDRAFDFARLPNEGVGLARLEFIINRMIGIHPKALLEFNQQEAALQEEINEMIAGYDSPVEYYVARLVEGIATIAAAFHPKKVIVRMSDFKSNEYANLVGGDRYEPEEENPMLGFRGASRYISESFRDCFALECEAIKRVRNDMGLKNVEIMIPFVRTLGEAEQVIELLKEQGLERGKDGLRVIMMCELPSNALLAEQFLEHFDGFSIGSNDLTQLTLGLDRDSGIISHLFDERNEAVKALLAMAIKAAKAKGAYVGICGQGPSDHADFAAWLVEQGIDTVSLNPDTVIDTWLYLAEAHG; this is encoded by the coding sequence GTGCAGCAATATGTACTCTGGTATCAGGAATTGGGCATGGGCGACGTCAACAAGGTTGGCGGAAAGAATGCTTCACTTGGTGAGATGATCAGCAATCTGGCCAACGCAGGTGTTCAAGTCCCCGGTGGCTTTGCAACCACGGCTCATGCATTCAATGAGTTCCTAGAGCAAAGCGGAGTAAACCAGAAGATTTACGACATTCTTGACACTCTGGACGTCGACGATGTTAACGCACTGGCGAAAGTGGGTGCACAGATCAGACAGTGGGTTATTGAAACCCCCTTCCAACCCGAACTCGAAAAGGCCATCCACGAGGCCTATGACCAACTCTGCGGCGAGACCAAGGATGCTTCCTTCGCCGTACGTTCCTCTGCCACCGCCGAAGACATGCCTGATGCCTCTTTTGCCGGTCAGCAGGAAACCTTCCTGAACGTGAAAGGTTACGACTCTGTGCTGGTGGCTATCAAGCACGTGTTTGCCTCTCTGTTTAACGATCGCGCGATTTCTTATCGTGTTCACCAGGGCTACGACCACCGTGGTGTGGCGCTGTCTGCCGGTGTGCAGCGCATGGTGCGCTCCGACATGGCTTCCTCTGGTGTGATGTTCACCATCGATACTGAGTCAGGTAACGACGACGTGGTTTTCGTGACCTCTTCTTACGGTCTCGGTGAAATGGTGGTGCAGGGCGCAGTAAACCCTGACGAATTTTATGTTCACAAGCCAACCCTGACCGCCGGCCATCAGGCCGTGGTTCGCCGCAACATCGGTTCCAAGCTTATCCAGATGGTCTACTCAGACGATCTTTCACACGGTAAGCAGGTGAAAATTGAAGATGTGGCAGTTGAGAATCGTCGTCAGTTCTCCATCAGCGATGCTGAAGTGATGGAACTGGCCAAGCAGGCGATGATCATCGAGAAGCACTACGGTCGTCCAATGGACATCGAGTGGGCCAAAGATGGCAACGACGGCAAGCTGTACATTGTTCAGGCCCGTCCTGAAACCGTACGTTCGCGTGAAGACGTTCAGCTGATTGAACGTTATCACTTAAAGAGCCGCGGCCCTGTGATCAGCGAAGGCCGTGCCATCGGTCACAAGGTGGGCAGCGGTGTTGCCAAGGTGCTGAAATCCATTGATGAAATGGACAAAATCCAGCCAGGTGACGTACTGGTTACCGACATGACCGACCCGGATTGGGAACCTATCATGAAGCGCGCCAGCGCCATCGTGACCAACCGTGGCGGCCGCACCTGTCACGCTGCCATTATCGCCCGTGAGCTGGGCGTGCCAGCCGTAGTGGGTTGTGGCGATGTGACTGACCGTATCCAGAACGGCCAGATGGTGACTGTCTCCTGCGCCGAAGGCGACACCGGTTACATCTACGATGGCAAGCAGGAGTTCGAAGTGATCTCCAGCCGCGTGGATTCCATGCCTGATCTGCCAATGAAGATAATGATGAACGTGGGTAACCCTGACCGCGCCTTCGACTTCGCCCGTCTGCCAAACGAGGGTGTGGGTCTGGCCCGTCTTGAGTTCATCATCAACCGCATGATTGGTATTCACCCCAAGGCACTGCTCGAATTCAACCAGCAGGAAGCTGCCCTGCAGGAAGAAATCAACGAGATGATTGCCGGTTACGACTCGCCTGTTGAGTACTACGTAGCCCGTCTGGTTGAAGGTATCGCCACCATCGCGGCCGCCTTCCATCCGAAGAAGGTGATCGTGCGTATGTCTGACTTCAAGTCTAACGAGTACGCCAACCTGGTGGGCGGTGACCGCTACGAGCCAGAAGAAGAGAACCCAATGCTGGGCTTCCGCGGTGCCAGCCGTTATATCTCTGAGTCATTCCGCGACTGTTTCGCCCTCGAATGTGAAGCCATCAAGCGCGTTCGCAACGATATGGGCCTGAAGAACGTGGAAATCATGATCCCATTCGTGCGCACCCTGGGTGAGGCCGAGCAGGTGATTGAACTCCTGAAAGAGCAGGGCCTGGAGCGTGGTAAAGATGGTCTGCGGGTTATCATGATGTGCGAACTGCCATCCAACGCCCTGTTGGCCGAGCAGTTCCTGGAGCACTTCGATGGTTTCTCCATCGGCTCTAACGACCTGACCCAGCTGACTCTGGGTCTGGACCGTGACTCCGGCATCATCAGCCACCTGTTCGATGAGCGTAACGAAGCCGTGAAGGCGCTGCTGGCCATGGCCATCAAAGCTGCCAAGGCCAAGGGCGCTTACGTGGGTATTTGTGGTCAGGGTCCATCGGATCACGCCGACTTCGCCGCCTGGCTGGTGGAGCAGGGCATTGATACCGTGTCACTGAACCCTGATACAGTAATTGATACCTGGCTGTACCTGGCCGAGGCCCACGGTTAA
- a CDS encoding pyruvate, water dikinase regulatory protein: protein MARKVFYISDGTAITAEVFGHAVLSQFPMEFEAITIPFVETNAKAEAVKKQINDSFITTGERPLVFHSIVKPEIRDVIYSSEGLDYDFLNTFVAPLEQQLGVSAAPVLHRTHGKANHSYEARIDAINFAMENDDGQTLKHMDKADIILCGVSRCGKTPSSLYLSMQFGIKAANYPFTEDDMDNLKLPEALKRNKGKVFGLTIDPVRLQEIRQSRMENSRYSSLRQCRLEVKEVEMLFKKERIPYIDTTNHSVEEIATKILDMTGMERHMF from the coding sequence ATGGCTCGTAAAGTTTTCTACATTTCCGACGGAACGGCGATCACGGCAGAAGTTTTCGGCCATGCAGTACTTTCACAATTTCCCATGGAATTTGAAGCAATTACCATCCCATTCGTGGAAACGAATGCCAAGGCTGAAGCGGTTAAAAAGCAGATAAATGATAGTTTTATTACAACAGGAGAGCGGCCACTGGTATTTCATTCCATCGTGAAGCCGGAGATCAGGGATGTTATCTATTCCAGTGAAGGCCTGGATTACGACTTTTTGAACACCTTCGTGGCGCCACTTGAACAACAATTGGGCGTCAGTGCGGCGCCGGTGCTGCATCGCACCCACGGTAAAGCCAACCACAGCTATGAGGCGCGTATCGATGCCATCAACTTCGCCATGGAGAATGATGACGGTCAAACCTTAAAGCACATGGATAAGGCAGATATTATTCTGTGCGGCGTGTCCCGCTGCGGCAAAACCCCATCTAGTCTGTATTTGTCGATGCAGTTCGGAATTAAAGCCGCCAACTATCCTTTTACAGAGGATGACATGGACAACTTAAAGCTGCCTGAAGCGCTTAAGCGTAATAAAGGAAAAGTGTTCGGCCTGACCATAGATCCGGTGCGCCTGCAGGAAATCCGCCAGAGCCGGATGGAGAACAGCCGTTACTCATCACTGCGCCAATGCCGACTGGAAGTCAAAGAAGTGGAGATGCTGTTTAAGAAGGAACGCATTCCTTATATAGACACCACCAACCACTCGGTGGAAGAAATTGCCACCAAAATCCTCGACATGACGGGCATGGAGCGTCATATGTTCTGA